The region GTGCGGCTCTCGGGTTTTGGCCAGACCGGCCCGATGAAAGACCAGCCGGGGTTCGGCGCGGTGGGCGAGTCCATGGGCGGCTTGCGCTATATCACCGGTTTCGAAGACCGCCCGCCGGTACGCACGGGGATTTCCATCGGCGACTCGATTGCCGCCTTGTGGGCGGTCATCGGCGCGCTGATGGCGCTGCGTCATCGTGAGGTCAACGGCGGGCTCGGCCAAGTCGTGGATGTGGCACTGTACGAAGCCATCTTCGCGATGATGGAAAGCATGATCCCGGAGTTCGACGTGTTCGGGTTTATTCGCGAGCGCACCGGCAACATCATGCCCGGCATCACGCCGTCATCGATTCATACCACTGCCGACGGCAAGCATGTGCAGATCGGCGCCAATGGCGATGCAATCTTCAAGCGTTTCATGAGCGCCATCGGCCGCGAAGACCTGGCCAATGACCCGCAGCTGGCGAGCAATGACGGACGCGATAGCCGCCGTGATGAGCTGTACGGCGTGATTGATCGCTGGGTCAACTCGCTGCCGCTGGACCACGTGATTGAGCAACTGAACAAGGCCGAGGTGCCCGCCAGCCGCATCTACAGCGCCGAAGACATGTTGGGCGACCCGCAGTTTCTGGCGCGGGAAATGTTTCTCGAGGCTCAGTTGCCGGGCGGCAAGGGCTTCAAGATGCCGGGGATCGTGCCCAAGCTGTCGCAAACACCGGGTAGTTGTGAGTGGGTCGGGCCGCAGTTGGGCGAACATAACAGCACGGTCCTCAATGAACTGGGTTACGACGCCGCAGCCATCACCCGTTTGCGCGAGGTTGGCGCGATCTGATGGCTCGCCCGTACCAATGCCGGTTTATCCCTCTGTGCCTCATGAGCGTGATGCTCGGCGTGTGGCCGCTCTCGGCGCATGCCGAGGACACGCTGATCTGGCTGTTGCGCGACCTGCCGCCCATCACCATCTTTGAAGGGCCTCAGAAAGGCCAGGGGGCACTGGATGAGTTGTTGCCGATACTCGCCAAGCGCCTGCCGCAATACCGCCACACCGTGATGCACGTCAACCGCGCTCGCGGCATTCAAATGCTGCGCTCGCCGTCCCTGACCTGCGACCCCTCGCTGCTGTGGACGCCGGAGCGCGCGAAGTACATTGTGTTTTCGGCCCAGGCATTCGTGGTGGTCAGCAACGGGGTGACGATCCAACGCAGCCAGCAGGAGGCAATGGCACCCTTTATTGCCGAGGGCCAATTTGATCTGCAAGCCTTTCTCGAATCCCATAAAGCGCGCATTGGCGCTACCGCCGAACGCAGCTACGGCCCCGCCATCGACGAACAGCTCAAGCACGCTGCTCCCCACACCCTGGCATTGCATTACGGCAATGACGCCCTTGGCAGCCTGTTGCAAATGCAGCGTCTTGGGCGGCTGGAAGCGGTGTTGGGTTACCCGCCGGAAATCCGCTATCACGCCCGGCAACAGGGTATCGCTGCCCAGGACCTGATGTTCTATCCCATCAAGGGCTCAGCGCGTTATCAACGTTCGCATATTGGTTGCTCGGATACGCCTCAAGGCCGTCAGGCCATGCAGCGAATCGATCAGGCGATACGGGATATCCCACAGGCGCGGGTCCAGCAATCCTACGCGTCATGGTTGGACCCCGTGATGCGCGCGCAGTATTTGTTGGACAACCCGAGTTTTTTCCAGAGTTTCCCTGAGCCCTGACAAATCGCAGGCAAAAGAAACCCCGAGCAGTGGGGAGACAACTCGGGGTTAAACGTGGCCTACAAAGACCAGTACAACAAGCCACAAACACCGGAGCACAATGTTTGCTCTTGCTGTTATGAAATCTGACCGGGCATGCGGTAGGAAGTTTCCATCATTAAACAATTCTTCATGCGAGGGCGGCGCCACGGGTTTGGGCTGCGTTACGCAATGCTGCGATAACCGAGGGTTCCAGGCGCCCTTCAGCGATTTTCAGATCGCGTAGCAAGCAATCCACCACATCCACCAGTACACGCTTATCGGTCAATTGGGCCCGATCGACTTCACGCTCGACGACGATAGCGCCAGCAGGGTTCTTCACGGTCACCAGGCACTCGCCCTGTAGGCCCGAGGTGGTCAACGTAACCTGATAAGGGCTCAGTGCTTCTTCGAGCAATAGGCTGATACTTTCCATCTCGATCACCACTCAATCATTCGAATAAGGTTCGAAAAACAAAAATGTCATTAAGGTGCTTACATTCAAGTGACCCGTACTCAAAGCAGAAAGTTCGACCTTTTGTGTAGCCTCCTGCCCGAGTCAAGCGAGCATGCACGGCAAAGATGACAGAGAGAAAACATCCACCGACAGGCTAGAATCCCTGGATTACCCTGGGAGCCTGCCTTGAAAGCCGCGTCTGAACAGCCATTGCGCGCCGTCCTGGACGCGCGCCGACCAGGCTCAGGTAATCGGCACTGATGCCCTGTTAGCGATTGCGGTCGCGGGTAATCAATCGGTTGATAATCATCAATCGAAATGCCCACCTTCAATGTCCGAGAGCGGTGAACCACTGCTGCTCCGCCGGTGCCAGGGGCAAAGGCTCCAGCGGGATAAACCCCGGCACCCGCTTGAAAGGCAGGCTGACAGCCGCCTGGCCCTTAGGCAGATGGCCGAGCAACAGCACGCAAGCCAGCCGCACCGCCCATTGAATCACTACACGCACCGATTGAGTTTCTTGAGTTTGCTGGTTGGCCGCCCGCGCAAGTATGGCTCGCCAGAATGAAAAAGCCCGTCACGAAGACGGGCTTGACCTACCGCGTAGCAACCTGTGGATCAGAGCGGCTTACCGCGATTGCCGTGCTGGCTGACAAACGCCTGCATGGCTTTCAGATCGTTCGCCAACACCGTGCAGCGCTCTTCACGCTCGAACAGGTCAGCCAGGTGCTCGGGCAACTCCAGCGCTTTGCCAACACCGGCCTTCTCCACCGCTTCCGGGAATTTGACCGGGTGGGCAGTGCCCAGAATCACCATCGGGATGTCCAGGCTGCGACGGCATTCGCGTGCGGCCTTCACACCGATGGCGGTGTGTGGGTCGAGCAGTTCGCCGGTCTGGGCGTAGACCTCAGCGATGGTTTCACAGGTCTGCGCATCGTCCACGGCCAGGGAGTCGAACAGCTTGCGGGTTTCGGTCCAGCGCTCTTGCTCGACGCTGAAACCGCCACCTTGCTTGAAGCTGTCCATCAGGCCAGCCAGGGCGGCGCCATTGCGACCGTGCATGTCGAACAGCAGGCGTTCGAAGTTCGACGACACCATGATATCCATGGACGGCGACAATGTGGCGTGCAGGGTTTCCTTGACGTACTGGTTGCCACTCATGAAGCGGTGCAGGATGTCGTTGCGGTTGGTGGCGACGATCAACTGGTTGATCGGCAGGCCCATGTTGCGCGCCAGGTAGCCGGCAAAGATGTCGCCGAAGTTGCCGGTCGGCACCGAGAACGACACCGAACGCGCCGGGCCGCCCAACTGCAGGGACGCGTGGAAGTAGTAGACGATCTGAGCCATGATCCGGGCCCAGTTGATCGAGTTTACCGCCACCAGGCGCGTACCTTTCAGGAAGCTCTGGTCAGCGAAGCTGTTCTTGACCATTTCCTGGCAGTCATCGAAGTTGCCTTCGATGGCGATGTTGTGGATGTTTTCACCGAAAATGGTCGTCATCTGGCGACGCTGCACTTCCGACACGCGCTTGTGCGGGTGCAGGATGAAGATGTCGACGTTTTCGCAGTGCTTGCAACCTTCGATGGCGGCCGAACCGGTATCACCGGACGTAGCGCCGATGATCACCACACGCTCGCCGCGCTTTTCCAGCACGTAATCGAGCAGGCGACCCAGCAATTGCAGGGCGAAGTCCTTGAACGCCAGGGTCGGGCCGTGGAACAGCTCCAGCACCCATTCGTTGCCGTTCAGCTGACGCAGAGGGGCGATGGCGCTGTGGGAAAACACGCCATAAGTCTCTTCCAGAATCTTTTTGAAATCCGCATCCGGAATGCTGCCGGTGACGAACGGGCGCATCACCCGGAACGCCAGCTCGTGGTACGGCAGGCCCGCCCAGGACGCAATTTCTTCCTGGGTGAAACGTGGCAGGTTTTCCGGCACATACAGGCCGCCGTCAGTGGCAAGGCCTGCCAGCAAAACGTCTTCGAAATTCAGGGCCGGTGCCTGGCCGCGGGTGCTGATATAACGCATGACTGGCTCCTCTAAAACATTCTCGAACAGAGGCCGCCGAACACACGGGGCCCCTGGATCAAATCGGTTAGTTCAAGTGTTCGACGCGAATCCGCACCACCGGGCCAACCACCCCTTGCAGGGCTTCGAGGGCGGCGATGGCATCGTTCATGCGCTGTTCGAGCACGCGGTGGGTCAACAGGATCATCGGCACCTGGCCGTTTTGCTCCTCGACTTCCTTCTGCATGATCGACTCGATATTGATGCCGCGCTCCGACAGGATGCTGGCAACCTGGGCCAACACGCCCGGATGATCCTGAGCCTGGATGCGCAGGTAGTAGGCACTTTCGCAGGCTTCGATCGGCAGGATCGGGTGGGCCGACAGCGAGTCCGGCTGGAAGGCCAGGTGCGGCACGCGGTTTTCCGGGTCGCTGGTCATGGCGCGGACCACGTCCACCAGGTCGGCGATGACCGAGGAGGCCGTCGGTTCCATACCGGCACCGGCGCCGTAGAACAGCGTGGAGCCGGCTGCATCACCGTTGACCATCACGGCGTTCATCACGCCGTTGACGTTGGCGATCAGGCGGTCGGCCGGGATCAACGTCGGGTGCACACGCAGCTCGATACCGGCCGGAGTGCTGCGCGCCACGCCCAGGTGCTTGATGCGGTAGCCCAGGGCTTCGGCGTAGTTCACGTCGGCAGTGGTCAGCTTGGTGATGCCTTCGGTGTAGGCCTTGTCGAACTGCAGCGGGATACCAAAGGCGATGGAGGCCAGGATGGTCAGCTTGTGGGCCGCGTCGATGCCTTCCACGTCAAAGGTCGGGTCGGCTTCGGCGTAACCCAGCGCCTGGGCTTCGGCCAGCACGTCTTCGAAGGTACGGCCCTTCTCGCGCATTTCGGTGAGGATGAAGTTGCCGGTGCCGTTGATGATGCCGGCCACCCAGTTGATACGGTTGGCGGACAAGCCTTCACGGATCGCCTTGATCACCGGGATGCCGCCGGCCACAGCCGCTTCGAACGCAACGATCACGCCCTTCTCGCGCGCCTTGGCGAAGATCTCGTTACCGTGCACGGCGATCAGCGCCTTGTTGGCGGTGACCACGTGCTTGCCGTTCTCGATGGCCTTGAGCACCAGCTCGCGGGCCACGGTGTAACCGCCAACCAGCTCGATGACGATATCGATTTCAGGGTTGGTGGCCACGGCGAAGACATCGTTGGTAATCGCAATACCGGTCGTTTGGAACTGAGGCTTTGGCGTACGCGTGGCAATTTGCGCCACTTCAATCCCACGCCCTGCACGGCGGGAAATTTCTTCAGCATTACGCTGAAGTACGTTCAAGGTGCCGCCACCGACGGTCCCTAACCCACAGATGCCTACTTTGACCGGTTTCACTGAAGAACTCCCCATGAAACGGCCGACTCAAGGTCGGCCGTGGTAAACAGCCGCACAACTGCGGCTCTCAATTAATGCCCCGTCGACTGTTCGGCGGGGCATGATCGTCAAAGGCTCGACGATGACTGCTTACTTTGCACCCAGCGCCAGTTTGGCAACTTGTGGCGCAGGCTGGTAGCCCGGAATTACTTGGCCATCAGCCAAAACGATGGCCGGTGTACCGTTCACACCAATCGACTGGCCCAGGGCGAACTGCTTGGAAACCGGGTTGGCGCATTTGGCCGACTTGATTTCCTTGCCATCGACCATTTTGTCCATGGCGGCTTTCTTGTCGGCCGAGCACCATACGGCTTGCAGTTGTTCGTCACCCGGCGAGCCCAGGCCCTGGCGCGGGAACGCGACGTAGCGCACTTCGATACCCATTTTGTTCAGCGCAGGCACTTCGGCGTGCAGCTTGTGGCAGTACGGGCAGGTGGTGTCGGTGAACACGGTGATGTGAGTCTTGGTCTCGCCGATGGCCGGGTAAACCACGGTTTCAGCCACTGGAATGCCGTTGATCAACTTGGACACGCCCAGGCGCTCGGCTTTCTCGGTCAGGTTGACCGGCTTGCCGTCTTTCAACTGGAACAGGTAACCCTGGACGATGTACTGGCCATCGGCACTGGCGTACAGCACACGGCTACCCTTGAGCTTGACTTCATACAGCCCGGCCATCGGGCTGGCACTGATGCTTTCAATCGGCGTGTCGAGTTGCAGGTTGGCCAAGCTCTTGCGAATGGTCTGCTCGGCGGCGTCATCGGCGACAACAAAGGTGGAAACCAACGCAATGGCTGCGGCGGCAATAATCTGGGTCAAGCGCATGGGAACTCCTGAAGGCAGATGCAGGGACGGGCGCATGAACACCGATCTGGAAACACGGGGCTGTCAATACGAGCCTGGGCGCCGTCCCCTTTGCGAACCGGCAAAGCCTACCACAGTTGGGCCGGGGGGCAGACTGCGGCAGGTAAATTGGGCCTTTTCCGACGTAATTTTATCCGCGAGGGTGATGCTTGGCGTGCATCTCCTGCAGACGTGCGCGCGCGACGTGGGTGTAAATCTGGGTTGTGGATAAGTCACTGTGCCCCAGCAGCATTTGCACCACCCGCAAATCCGCACCGTGGTTGAGCAAATGGGTGGCAAACGCGTGGCGCAACGTATGTGGCGACAGCGCCTTGCCGATCCCAGCCACTTTGGCCTGGTGCTTGATACGGT is a window of Pseudomonas antarctica DNA encoding:
- a CDS encoding CaiB/BaiF CoA transferase family protein, with the translated sequence MSFNAKPLAGLKVIELGTLIAGPFASRICAEFGAEVIKVESPGGGDPLRKWRKLYEGTSLWWFVQARNKQSLTLNLKHPEGLAILKQLLANADILIENFRPGVLEKLGLSWETLHALNPKLVMVRLSGFGQTGPMKDQPGFGAVGESMGGLRYITGFEDRPPVRTGISIGDSIAALWAVIGALMALRHREVNGGLGQVVDVALYEAIFAMMESMIPEFDVFGFIRERTGNIMPGITPSSIHTTADGKHVQIGANGDAIFKRFMSAIGREDLANDPQLASNDGRDSRRDELYGVIDRWVNSLPLDHVIEQLNKAEVPASRIYSAEDMLGDPQFLAREMFLEAQLPGGKGFKMPGIVPKLSQTPGSCEWVGPQLGEHNSTVLNELGYDAAAITRLREVGAI
- a CDS encoding TIGR02285 family protein, which codes for MARPYQCRFIPLCLMSVMLGVWPLSAHAEDTLIWLLRDLPPITIFEGPQKGQGALDELLPILAKRLPQYRHTVMHVNRARGIQMLRSPSLTCDPSLLWTPERAKYIVFSAQAFVVVSNGVTIQRSQQEAMAPFIAEGQFDLQAFLESHKARIGATAERSYGPAIDEQLKHAAPHTLALHYGNDALGSLLQMQRLGRLEAVLGYPPEIRYHARQQGIAAQDLMFYPIKGSARYQRSHIGCSDTPQGRQAMQRIDQAIRDIPQARVQQSYASWLDPVMRAQYLLDNPSFFQSFPEP
- a CDS encoding DUF3509 domain-containing protein, which encodes MESISLLLEEALSPYQVTLTTSGLQGECLVTVKNPAGAIVVEREVDRAQLTDKRVLVDVVDCLLRDLKIAEGRLEPSVIAALRNAAQTRGAALA
- the thrC gene encoding threonine synthase yields the protein MRYISTRGQAPALNFEDVLLAGLATDGGLYVPENLPRFTQEEIASWAGLPYHELAFRVMRPFVTGSIPDADFKKILEETYGVFSHSAIAPLRQLNGNEWVLELFHGPTLAFKDFALQLLGRLLDYVLEKRGERVVIIGATSGDTGSAAIEGCKHCENVDIFILHPHKRVSEVQRRQMTTIFGENIHNIAIEGNFDDCQEMVKNSFADQSFLKGTRLVAVNSINWARIMAQIVYYFHASLQLGGPARSVSFSVPTGNFGDIFAGYLARNMGLPINQLIVATNRNDILHRFMSGNQYVKETLHATLSPSMDIMVSSNFERLLFDMHGRNGAALAGLMDSFKQGGGFSVEQERWTETRKLFDSLAVDDAQTCETIAEVYAQTGELLDPHTAIGVKAARECRRSLDIPMVILGTAHPVKFPEAVEKAGVGKALELPEHLADLFEREERCTVLANDLKAMQAFVSQHGNRGKPL
- a CDS encoding homoserine dehydrogenase, giving the protein MKPVKVGICGLGTVGGGTLNVLQRNAEEISRRAGRGIEVAQIATRTPKPQFQTTGIAITNDVFAVATNPEIDIVIELVGGYTVARELVLKAIENGKHVVTANKALIAVHGNEIFAKAREKGVIVAFEAAVAGGIPVIKAIREGLSANRINWVAGIINGTGNFILTEMREKGRTFEDVLAEAQALGYAEADPTFDVEGIDAAHKLTILASIAFGIPLQFDKAYTEGITKLTTADVNYAEALGYRIKHLGVARSTPAGIELRVHPTLIPADRLIANVNGVMNAVMVNGDAAGSTLFYGAGAGMEPTASSVIADLVDVVRAMTSDPENRVPHLAFQPDSLSAHPILPIEACESAYYLRIQAQDHPGVLAQVASILSERGINIESIMQKEVEEQNGQVPMILLTHRVLEQRMNDAIAALEALQGVVGPVVRIRVEHLN
- a CDS encoding thioredoxin fold domain-containing protein, whose amino-acid sequence is MRLTQIIAAAAIALVSTFVVADDAAEQTIRKSLANLQLDTPIESISASPMAGLYEVKLKGSRVLYASADGQYIVQGYLFQLKDGKPVNLTEKAERLGVSKLINGIPVAETVVYPAIGETKTHITVFTDTTCPYCHKLHAEVPALNKMGIEVRYVAFPRQGLGSPGDEQLQAVWCSADKKAAMDKMVDGKEIKSAKCANPVSKQFALGQSIGVNGTPAIVLADGQVIPGYQPAPQVAKLALGAK